One segment of Triticum aestivum cultivar Chinese Spring chromosome 2A, IWGSC CS RefSeq v2.1, whole genome shotgun sequence DNA contains the following:
- the LOC123188446 gene encoding leucine-rich repeat extensin-like protein 3 — MASRPFPRESPLSRPPSSSSLSASVQMGSSPAPSPSPSTSPPMPMIGRAGNLTVFITPPSPASTPRSSRPSDSPRPDFSTPNSRTGTAPPPPQKSASPPAPPVKFSSPPPPVKVSLPPVQVPPPQYGKASAGGKHDGSAFGFLWDAVARVQEAHTSLDEYVANWFGLDQSKYQWALNDYYDTTGKEVEYGKAGKPKELTTTTTTTKVQKV; from the exons ATGGCGTCTCGGCCTTTCCCACGGGAGTCCCCTCTCTCCCGGCCTCCTAGCTCTAGCTCTCTCTCCGCCTCCGTTCAAATGGGATCCTCGCCTGCGCCTTCGCCTTCGCCTTCAACTTCGCCGCCGATGCCCATGATAGGGAGGGCCGGCAACCTCACCGTCTTCAtcacgccgccgtcgccggccagCACCCCGCGCTCCTCGCGCCCGTCCGACTCCCCAAGGCCGGACTTCTCCACCCCTAACTCCCGCACGGGCACGGCACCGCCTCCGCCGCAGAAGAGCGCTAGCCCACCCGCGCCGCCGGTCAAGTTCTCGTCCCCTCCACCACCCGTGAAGGTGTCCCTGCCTCCTGTGCAGGTGCCCCCGCCGCAGTACGGAAAGGCTTCTGCGGGGGGCAAGCACGACGGATCGGCGTTCGGCTTCTTATGGGACGCCGTTGCGCGCGTGCAGGAAG CGCACACGAGCCTGGACGAGTACGTCGCCAACTGGTTCGGATTGGATCAGTCCAAGTACCAGTGGGCTCTCAACGACTACTACGATACCACCGGCAAG GAAGTGGAATATGGCAAAGCTGGGAAGCCAAAGGagcttactactactactactactactaaagtGCAGAAAGTTTAG